The window AGCTCAACACAACAAAAGACAACTCTGCCAAAAATACACTAGAATCTTGCCAAAAGACCCAACCGACCCACCACATATTACCTTGCCTGTATCATCCACGCCTTCCAAGCTCCAACCACAAAAACATCCCAACAAGAAAAGACAAACCCAAGCCTCCAAAGCAAGAGCCAACTTGTCGAGAGTGAGTGACACCAATCCAGCAAACCAAAGGctgccctcccctccataGTAATCAAACCCAAAGCCAGAGcaccaaaacaacaccaaaaaaCTCCAAAACCTTATCCTCCCTTTTTTGCCTTTACCTCCCTTCGCAACAATGCACACCAGAAACGAGACCATAATATCAGACAGTCCCTTCCCCGtacccctttccctccacAGCCTACAACAAAtcaaaaccctcctcctcctccccccaaacaggcagctcatcctcactcTGCGGCAATTTAACGCTAAaactcctcacccccaacctcaagccCTCCACATCCAAAACTCCatactccctccctcccgacCCCAAAATAacaaccaccagctcctccctcaaaaactTTACCACTTCCCCTTGgctcaacccctccaatcTCCCCCTTTCAACAGCCCCAATCAAGCCCGTAGTCAACGGCACCGTCCCACTaacctccaactccttcatcgcctccctcatGCCTCCCATCCCGGCCCCGTCGGTAGCAAACACCCCCATGGCACCAACATGATTTTCTGCCTGCGCCCAGTCCGCCTTGTCCTCCGGTGGGGTCCCAAAGAAGAAATAAATGGAATACGGCCCATCCAATGCTTGCTTCTTGGCTCGGATATTCACAATCCACTCTCGGTAGCTGTCATCTTGGAGTCCTCCAACTTCCCTACCAGCAGGACGATGCTTTGATGATGACTGCTGTCCTATTCTCGAAgacgcccccttcccccggCCACCCTTGATGCCTTGGGCTCGAAGCTCCCTCAGAAACATGTTGGCTGGACTTGACGCCCCGTACAAACGGTTAATAGCCCGTCGTACACCAGCTTGAACATTACTCGCACCCGCAAGGTCCGTCAGCTCAGTGTAAGTGTACCCGAATTTGGTGAAGTCCCTGACGCTATCCGACGTCCAGAACCCCCCATTGGCATCAGCAAAGAACGGGGTGAGCGGTGTCTGTGAGTCTTGAATCTGGCCTCGAGAGGTCGTGTATGAATTCAGAACCGCCGCGGTAGGCGTCACCCATGATTGCGGGTACAATGTCTGCCACATGGCAAAGATACGGTCCACCATGGTGTGGTGTAGAAAGAAGATAGGGTCAAAGGCCGAGTAAGGTATGAACGACATGTGGCCGCCCTGGATATTTGGCATACCcataccaccaccgccagcaagAGTATGGACCGTGTCATGGAGAGACTCGAGGGAATCATACGAGGCGTTATTGACAAAAGGGATCCAGGCATTGTTGCTGAACCTGCTGTAGTTACCATAGTTCGAGAACAAAATGTAGAGCCGTTGGCTGAGTGACCGTTGGTTCTGATCGATCGTCATGGCCACCATGGAGTTGTTCGACTGGGCTCCGGGACCCCAATTAGTTGGACCCCTCAGGGTCTCAGTCCAGGTATTCCACTATTACAACATTGTTAGCATCCAAGACATGCTTGCCAGTATCAAAGCTTACCGGTGCCTGTCTGAAAGCAGTAGTATTCAGAGGCCGAAACGTGTAACTGAACAGAGGGTTTGCTATCCGCTGAACGCCATTCGGACCATCTACATCGACAAAGGGACTCCCACCCACGCTCGTGGGGAGCACACTTCCGTCAGAGGGCGGGTAGGTAGCCCAATCCCAATAAGGTATTCGAAACCGCTGGACAGCGTCGAGATAGCGCTGCCTCTGATCATCGGGCCACCAATTTGCAATCATCCGCATAACATTTGTCAAGACTTGCTGTCAACCATTATCAGCCAAAGAGCTCCAACcaccagaaaaagaaaacaattCTGCCGAGAGGCTTCCAACCACATACCTCGTACAAAGCCAGATAAGGCCGGTGCCAAGTAGGAAACAATATCGAAGAGTGCGTACAATACCCAGTCTCCTCATTCCCAGGCGTCGGTCGCACACCACCCCATGTCTGGTGCGGCATTCCATGGATACCTGTCCAACACAAAAGACACAGACAGTTAGACAAAAACCACCACTCTCCTGTAACAGAAAGCAAAAGAATTTCGGGGATGGGcagacagaagaaaaaacacAAACCTGTAATCCCATACCACGACGTAGGCTCCGTCTGATCCGTAAACTGCATCATGCTCATCCCCAGCAGGTACAACGTCCACACGTCCCTGtcctgctccagctccctAATCTCCCTCCGCACTTGTATGTCCCCCGCCTGCTGGCCAgcatcccccctcaccaccgtcgtCAGAGGTTCCGCAAACTGCCGCTTCACCCGCCTGTGGACGTCGAACCCATAGTTGTAGGCTGTGGgtcttggttgttgttgttgttgctggtggtggtggtggtggccgaggCAGAAAGTgacgaggttggcgaggatgaagagccgAAGGAAAATGACGGAGGCCATTGCTAACTTCATCTGAGTGAGAGAGAGCAACCCCCTGGGTAGGTGTCGAACGTTGGACACAAAGGAGCGGGTGACAACCCCGGCTAGAGGCAGTCTAGGGTCTCAATAGGTAggcttgggttttggggggaggggggggtgacACAGGTAtcgtgggaaggggagacgaGGGGGGTCTGTAGGAGATGGGAACCCAGGGTAAATGAGGTGATGGGTTTGGGCGGCCAGAGAGACAGAGCAGGTAGGTGAAGACGAGATAAAGTCACTGGAAATGAACGTGAATGGCTCGAGGCGGCACTCGgatgggtttgaggaggaaggaagaaCTGTTTGTTGGCAGAATGAAGAGTTCAGCTGGTAAACAGCAGGCCCAGGAACTGGGGAGTGAGTTTGACCAGCTGCGGATCCTTGTGGTACATCCATGGGCTATCACAGGGAAGCGACGTTCGGCATGAGGTCAGAATTGTGGACTCGAAGGTGAGACTGGCGAGACGGGCTGTCCCAGGTGGGTTGAGAGAGCATTGCACCTTCCTCGTTGGATCTTCTCAAGAAAGGGAGTTGCGTTGGAGGCTACTGACGGATACAACGGTCCGTCCAGGGGGTAGGAGCATGCTAGAGGCACCAATGAGTGCTAGAGGAGAGGCAGCGCCGTGGGTGTCTGCATTATTTTAACAGTGTTTGTGCTGCAAAACTCGGTTTCGTGCAGCGGCAAATGTCATCTCATTTGtgttgccttgccttgccttgcgTTGCGCAATCCCGGGGTTGGCCACATGTGATGCTGCTTCGCTGCTCCTCATCCAGGGGAACATGTCATTTGGCACTTCCAGCACCATGGTATCTGGATGGACACAGAAGAGAAATTGGTGACATGTGAATAAATAAATCATTGACCCATTTTTGACCACCTTGTCTACGCCCCAAACCCAGACAAATTACAACTAAATCAGTACAAAACATCAACGTTCAGCCCTGAGAGAGATATCCTTCTCATTAAGCCGCAGCCACACCACTCGGAAGCAGCTTGGGCGCTGTTGGTCTCAGGGCACTTCTCCGTGTCTGATCTTTGCTGTCCACGTTATACTTGAGCTTGACGCCCATCGCCGCAAGCTCGACATCCAGGTACTTGAGCGCACCAgggaccaccaccatggtGGTGTTCTCTCCACCAATCCACTGGACGCCCTGCCCGTCCTCCCAAATCTCGCCATCCAGCTTCATGAGGTCCAGGTCCTCGATCTGGTCCAGACGCTGCGCGCAATTTCGACAGCGCACAGTGCCGACTTGCTTTCGCTTTCCAATAAACGGAGATACCGTCGGCTGCACGGCCAGGAATGACCCGCAGTCTCGGCAGATCCACGACTTGGAGTAATCGGAGCAGTTGAGCAGGCGATCCTGGAGCAAGAAGGCCGTGCCGTGCGCCAACAGAGCATCGCGCTCCATTTCTCCCACACGgataccaccacccttcttgCGGCCCTTGATCGGCTGTCCGGTTGTCGGCACGACTGGACCAGTCGTACGGACCTGGTACTTGTCGTTTACCATGTGTCTCAGTCTCTGGTAGTAGACAACACCAATGTAAATGTCGCACATGAACTCCTCGCCCGTGATGCCGGAATACATGGGCTCGTTTCCGTGGTAGTTGTAGCCAGCCTTCATCAGCTGATGCCCAAAGTAGTCGGCCGCCATGTTCTCCTCGCTGAACTTGAACGGCGTCGAGTCCTGAGCAAGACCATGTAGCGcgcctgccttgcctgcaAGAGACTCGACAAACATGCCAATTGTCATGCGGGACGGGAAAGCGtgagggttgatgatgacatcAGGCTGGATGCCCGTCTCCGAAAAGGGCATGTCGACAGCAGGCCACTTCTGCGAGCAAACGCCCTTCTGACCGTGACGAGAAGAGAACTTGTCGCCGATGACCGGAGATCTGGGAACGCGAAGCTTGATCGAGAGGGTCTGAAGAGGCTCGTTTCCAGTGTCGCTGCCAATCACGCGAACCTCCTCAATGAAGGCATCTTCGGCCTCCTTGTATCGCTCCCAATGCGTGATACCATCCCGGTTCACCAGCTTACCCGAGTAGTCGGCCGAAACGGTGTGCCAGGCGGCGATGATATCGCCTTCCCTGACCAGCCGGCCAACATAGGGCAGTCCGTCCTCGTCGAGCATCTCCCGATCAGACGCCCGGATGGGGCTTCCCGGAGCAAACCCAAacattttggtggtggtcttggaGCTGCGTGTCCTCGAGTCATCCTTCAGACtgatcttcttggtcttgtaGATGGTACCGTGGCCAAAACCACGTTCGTGCGCTGATTTGTTGATAATCATGGCGTCGTCCATGTCGTAACCGGTATAGGAAATGACGGCAACCACGGCGTTGAATCCGTTGGGGAAGTTGTCGAAACCATATGTGTTGTGCAGTGGTGATCGGACGACTGGTGTTTGACCGGTTTGAATGCGGTACATTTTGTTGTCCGTCCGATGCGCGAGTGCTGCGCCTGGTGTGCCCATAGTTTGCTTACCCATCTGACATTGGTACATGTTACGGGGAGACTGGTTAAAATCCGAGAATGGTGTCATGTTGGCCAGAATGGACAGGATGTTGGTCGGATCAAACTCGACGTGAGTCGAATCGCCAGGAACAATTTCTTGTTCTACGCAAGCAATCGACATGTAAGGCTGTTCGTAAGGACCTACCATATCCTCCTTGTTCAGAGCGAGGTACTTCACGGGCCGGACCATCCTCGAGGTGTTGGATGCCATGTAGATACCTGGGTACGAGCCGCCATTGGAGGTGGGGACATAACCAATCTCAAGCTCAAGGGGAATCCCATGGCCACCCTCGACCTTCAGCTGTCGCAAGGTGTCGGCGAGAGGCTTGGCGTTCTGCGGAGCACACCAGCCTACAACCTTGCCGTCAAGCATCACTACCACGCTTTCAGTAGTGGCGGCTGAGGAATAGTTGTTGACTCCgagctccagcagcaccccaGGGACGGCCGAGACATCAGCGGCTTCCGTGGTGATTTTGCACTTGTGAGCAAAGTGATTTAACAACCCACAGGGCGAACCATCAGGAGTATGGACGGGACAGAGGAAGCCCCAGGACTCTGGCAGCAGCTTACGGACCGTGGTGGTCTTGAGCTGCGCGAAGAAACTACCACGATGGACCATGCGGAAGTGACTGATGAAACGAAGGAAGTTGAGCTTTTCCGCCACAACGGTAAAACCAGACACCTGCTGAAGATCAAGGCCGGAAGGACTCTGCAGATTGCCCGTCGAAAGGAAATACTCCAAAGCGTTACCGATGTTCTCGTTCGTCTTGCGGAAGATGTGCCCTGGGAACTGCTTTCTGAAACTCTCAGAGACAAATGAGTCGGTTGGGTTGCGCCTCAGATGGTCGCGCAGTGCTCCCCTCAACGCAGTCGACAGCAGGTCCTCAAGTCGCTCCTTTAAGATCATGCCGTATAGGAAACCGCCGAGCAAGATTTCTTGGTTCTGGACAGCGTCAGGATTGTCAACGGCACAATCGCCGGCGACAAGGGCATAGAGCTTTCGGCACATGAACAAGAGCATTTTGAACTTGTCCGTGTCCTGCTCCTCTGTGACATCGTTGCAGCCAAGGTGAACAAGAACCACCTTCCGTAGGAACTCGGTGCCGACCTCGTAATCAGTCATGGTGTCCGGCACGCCGAGCACGACCCGAAACTTTTGGCCAAGATAGGCTCGCGTTTGCTTCTTGGTGTATAGATTGTAGGTTTTGTACGTGCGtagaagaagctcgacacGATCCGTCAAGAAGGTGttctccacccccttggaggtgggtgggcCAACCAAGGACTCGAAGATCTCGCGATCGTTGGTCTCAACGAGTGCCTTCAAGATCATCATGACTGGCACAAGATACTCATTCTTCCTCCAAGAGAATCTGAATGTGACATTGCCGTCGTTGAGGTAATGGAGCACATTGGTCTGTGAGGTTTCGTCTGGCCGGACCGATCGTACTATGATACCATGCGGTGTGTAGGAAGGACCTCGGTTCGTGAAACTAGGACGGGTGATGGCAAGAGGGAAGTTCCTCTTGTTCATGAGCAGCAGACGGATAATCTTCTCGATACCGTTGATAACGAAATAGCCGCCCAATTCTTCCGACTCCTCTTTCCTCTCCACGAGCTGCGCGGGGCTGTTGTTTTCCAAGTGACACTTGTTGGACTGTACATTGGCAGCATTCGTTAGACAAAGCCTAGAATCCCAAGCCGTAAGAGGGGGAAATCAGCCTACCTTGACCATGATGGGCATTTGCCCCAGCTCACGGACAAACTCGTGGGCGTCGCCATTGTTGATACGGTACTCGAGAACGGCTGTGAGTTTGCCTCGGTAAGAGACATGCCGCTCTCTGCACTCGGCCGGAAAGATCTCTCGTCTCTTTGCGAACTTGTTGGACTGTGCAACCTGAGCTTTTTGGAGAGTGACACTCTTGTAGCGAACCGTCAACTTGTTTCTGCTCGCGGGATCGGCCCTTTCGTCACCATCGAGGAACGTCTTAGTCCCTATCTCGGCGATGGCGTGGTCGAGCAAACTTGGCTTGCCATCGTTGCGGAAGAGAGCGTTAAAAGCCTCGATGTGTGGGTTGACAGCCTCTTGAAGTGCTGGGTATGCGGTTTGGTCGGTAGGAGGGTTACGAAACAACTTCTCTCGGCGAAGTGTGTGGTACCCGTGCTCCCAGGTTGTGTTGGTCCGTTCGGGGGCCATTTTGGTTGCTATCGCGACACACTCCTGTGTCAGAATTCGAGATTATGTATGTTGGGGGGTCACCAATGGAGGAATTGGCAACAATCCTCGTCCGGGCTGGCACCGGGCTATTTAAGCGCTCATACTACAGTGTGCAGTTTTCGGGGTGCGTGGTtgagtggtgggtggtgagcggTGGCTTGATTTGTCTGGGGAATGGATTCGCGCCTgcgcttggtggtgagcgttGCACTGCCAGTGAACTTTTTTTCTGCCCGCCCCTCTTATCGCTTATCGGACGAACACCGC is drawn from Podospora pseudocomata strain CBS 415.72m chromosome 1 map unlocalized CBS415.72m_1, whole genome shotgun sequence and contains these coding sequences:
- a CDS encoding uncharacterized protein (COG:S; EggNog:ENOG503NZ92) produces the protein MKLAMASVIFLRLFILANLVTFCLGHHHHHQQQQQQPRPTAYNYGFDVHRRVKRQFAEPLTTVVRGDAGQQAGDIQVRREIRELEQDRDVWTLYLLGMSMMQFTDQTEPTSWYGITGIHGMPHQTWGGVRPTPGNEETGYCTHSSILFPTWHRPYLALYEQVLTNVMRMIANWWPDDQRQRYLDAVQRFRIPYWDWATYPPSDGSVLPTSVGGSPFVDVDGPNGVQRIANPLFSYTFRPLNTTAFRQAPWNTWTETLRGPTNWGPGAQSNNSMVAMTIDQNQRSLSQRLYILFSNYGNYSRFSNNAWIPFVNNASYDSLESLHDTVHTLAGGGGMGMPNIQGGHMSFIPYSAFDPIFFLHHTMVDRIFAMWQTLYPQSWVTPTAAVLNSYTTSRGQIQDSQTPLTPFFADANGGFWTSDSVRDFTKFGYTYTELTDLAGASNVQAGVRRAINRLYGASSPANMFLRELRAQGIKGGRGKGASSRIGQQSSSKHRPAGREVGGLQDDSYREWIVNIRAKKQALDGPYSIYFFFGTPPEDKADWAQAENHVGAMGVFATDGAGMGGMREAMKELEVSGTVPLTTGLIGAVERGRLEGLSQGEVVKFLREELVVVILGSGGREYGVLDVEGLRLGVRSFSVKLPQSEDELPVWGEEEEGFDLL
- the ACR2 gene encoding DNA-directed RNA polymerase I subunit RPA2 (COG:K; EggNog:ENOG503NV92), whose amino-acid sequence is MAPERTNTTWEHGYHTLRREKLFRNPPTDQTAYPALQEAVNPHIEAFNALFRNDGKPSLLDHAIAEIGTKTFLDGDERADPASRNKLTVRYKSVTLQKAQVAQSNKFAKRREIFPAECRERHVSYRGKLTAVLEYRINNGDAHEFVRELGQMPIMVKSNKCHLENNSPAQLVERKEESEELGGYFVINGIEKIIRLLLMNKRNFPLAITRPSFTNRGPSYTPHGIIVRSVRPDETSQTNVLHYLNDGNVTFRFSWRKNEYLVPVMMILKALVETNDREIFESLVGPPTSKGVENTFLTDRVELLLRTYKTYNLYTKKQTRAYLGQKFRVVLGVPDTMTDYEVGTEFLRKVVLVHLGCNDVTEEQDTDKFKMLLFMCRKLYALVAGDCAVDNPDAVQNQEILLGGFLYGMILKERLEDLLSTALRGALRDHLRRNPTDSFVSESFRKQFPGHIFRKTNENIGNALEYFLSTGNLQSPSGLDLQQVSGFTVVAEKLNFLRFISHFRMVHRGSFFAQLKTTTVRKLLPESWGFLCPVHTPDGSPCGLLNHFAHKCKITTEAADVSAVPGVLLELGVNNYSSAATTESVVVMLDGKVVGWCAPQNAKPLADTLRQLKVEGGHGIPLELEIGYVPTSNGGSYPGIYMASNTSRMVRPVKYLALNKEDMVGPYEQPYMSIACVEQEIVPGDSTHVEFDPTNILSILANMTPFSDFNQSPRNMYQCQMGKQTMGTPGAALAHRTDNKMYRIQTGQTPVVRSPLHNTYGFDNFPNGFNAVVAVISYTGYDMDDAMIINKSAHERGFGHGTIYKTKKISLKDDSRTRSSKTTTKMFGFAPGSPIRASDREMLDEDGLPYVGRLVREGDIIAAWHTVSADYSGKLVNRDGITHWERYKEAEDAFIEEVRVIGSDTGNEPLQTLSIKLRVPRSPVIGDKFSSRHGQKGVCSQKWPAVDMPFSETGIQPDVIINPHAFPSRMTIGMFVESLAGKAGALHGLAQDSTPFKFSEENMAADYFGHQLMKAGYNYHGNEPMYSGITGEEFMCDIYIGVVYYQRLRHMVNDKYQVRTTGPVVPTTGQPIKGRKKGGGIRVGEMERDALLAHGTAFLLQDRLLNCSDYSKSWICRDCGSFLAVQPTVSPFIGKRKQVGTVRCRNCAQRLDQIEDLDLMKLDGEIWEDGQGVQWIGGENTTMVVVPGALKYLDVELAAMGVKLKYNVDSKDQTRRSALRPTAPKLLPSGVAAA